A single Parabacteroides timonensis DNA region contains:
- a CDS encoding efflux RND transporter periplasmic adaptor subunit, which translates to MVGERLVKGSIVLVALLMLATGCRKKEEPLRPLVIVDKPQKEDVQIFGEYVGRIRAASYVEIHARVEGYLEKMLFVEGKQVKQNEPLFIINSALYKARVEKARAQLKKNEAQAAKAKRDVERLQPLYEQHAASQLDLDNALASLDDSEANIAMSKADLDQAQLELGYTTVTSPIAGYISERFVDVGALVGPGVNSKLAAVVKSDTVLVDFKMTALDYLRAERRNIKFGEQDTTRSWQPTVTVTLADNSEYPVKGIVDFADPIVDPQTGTFGVRAELANPNQKLLPGQFTRVKLLLDVRERAIVVPRKAISIEQGGVFIYIIRRDNVAEKRFVQTGPEIGNNIVIERGLGENESVVVEGYHKLVPGMLVRPVQAGDDKAVEAYREEAGE; encoded by the coding sequence ATGGTAGGAGAAAGATTAGTAAAAGGAAGTATCGTATTAGTCGCCCTTTTAATGCTGGCAACAGGTTGTCGTAAAAAAGAAGAACCGTTGCGTCCCCTTGTCATTGTAGACAAGCCTCAGAAAGAAGATGTGCAAATATTTGGTGAATACGTAGGACGTATCCGTGCAGCGAGTTATGTAGAGATACATGCCCGTGTAGAAGGTTACCTCGAAAAGATGTTATTCGTAGAAGGTAAACAGGTAAAGCAGAACGAGCCTTTGTTTATAATCAATTCAGCACTCTATAAGGCCCGTGTAGAAAAAGCAAGAGCACAGTTGAAGAAGAATGAAGCGCAGGCGGCAAAAGCCAAAAGAGATGTGGAACGTTTGCAGCCCTTGTATGAACAACATGCTGCCAGTCAGTTGGATCTCGATAACGCATTGGCTTCTCTGGATGATTCAGAAGCTAATATAGCTATGAGTAAAGCTGACCTCGACCAGGCACAGCTGGAACTCGGTTATACAACTGTAACTTCCCCGATTGCCGGATATATCAGTGAACGTTTTGTCGATGTCGGTGCCTTAGTTGGTCCCGGTGTTAATTCAAAACTGGCTGCTGTTGTAAAAAGCGATACGGTATTGGTTGATTTTAAAATGACAGCACTGGATTATTTGCGTGCTGAGCGTCGTAATATTAAATTTGGTGAGCAGGATACAACCCGTTCCTGGCAACCGACCGTCACTGTAACCCTTGCCGATAATTCAGAATATCCGGTAAAAGGAATTGTTGATTTCGCCGATCCGATCGTTGATCCACAAACAGGAACTTTCGGTGTACGTGCAGAATTAGCTAATCCGAATCAGAAATTACTTCCAGGACAGTTTACCCGTGTGAAACTATTATTAGATGTACGTGAACGTGCAATCGTTGTTCCCCGGAAAGCTATCTCTATTGAACAAGGTGGTGTTTTCATTTACATTATTCGTCGTGATAATGTTGCGGAGAAACGTTTTGTACAGACAGGACCGGAAATAGGTAATAATATTGTTATCGAGCGTGGTCTTGGTGAAAATGAATCCGTCGTTGTAGAAGGTTATCATAAGTTAGTTCCCGGTATGTTGGTTCGTCCGGTTCAGGCTGGTGATGATAAAGCAGTCGAAGCATATAGAGAGGAGGCAGGAGAATGA